A stretch of the Aspergillus puulaauensis MK2 DNA, chromosome 6, nearly complete sequence genome encodes the following:
- a CDS encoding ACT domain-containing protein (COG:S;~EggNog:ENOG410PI4Y;~InterPro:IPR027795;~PFAM:PF13840): MENSLSLISAQVQFMEDRLALVHIPLDLYPFFLDPILQVLFHEVAPISETRPESRGCDSPIEFSRDVQPAFLNLSITPVECSIMCPRQLADEYFAPLLERFLQVSTSTQSRLSISKDDFIAMQVYGEGLEAGQRVLELTTPLAMAGISIFFISTYFADYIIVPFKSKAQVIEALENRGFKFEISTEAFINNNQPSANGPFSPISSHSASSLSSPPATPPPSSLNELQKRTFSSLRRNNITPFVDRSLRLVQCAAHHQFTNKDSSIAILRDALTTALVVDKPRFLSLTLTAADPAASLLLEQRLLPRFSNEPASPTDEDNDSSLLLGSKEDILFPIMLDLRSLPLEATGIVCGVASRLADATHDRTEDSLTKSATPFVDNLDYESPNPQYVDITIPNGTGTASNSFRSQSPSQKANGVNPPTHRLIPDLDTSFDAVEISFLSTARAGTIIVGEQELNHAMDALEAESHEPEKRIEALEI, encoded by the exons ATGGAAAATTCATTGTCGCTGATATCCGCCCAGGTCCAGTTTATG GAGGACCGACTGGCCCTGGTGCATATCCCATTAGATCTATACCCGTTCTTCTTGGACCCCATTCTACAGGTGCTGTTCCATGAGGTCGCTCCGATTAGCGAGACTCGGCCTGAGTCTCGTGGTTGTGACAGCCCCATTGAGTTCTCTCGCGATGTGCAGCCCGCCTTTCTGAACCTCTCAATTACGCCGGTTGAATGCTCAATCATGTGTCCTCGACAGCTCGCTGACGAGTATTTTGCTCCTCTGCTTGAGCGGTTCCTCCAAGTCAGTACATCTACTCAGAGTCGCCTCTCGATCAGTAAGGACGATTTCATCGCCATGCAAGTGTACGGGGAAGGACTGGAGGCCGGCCAGCGGGTTCTTGAATTGACAACGCCGTTAGCCATGGCAGGAAT ctcgatcttcttcataTCTACTTATTTTGCCGACTACATTATCGTCCCATTTAAAAGCAAAGCTCAAGTTATCGAAGCCTTGGAAAACCGGGGGTTCAAGTTTGAAATTTCCACCGAGGCCTTCATTAACAACAACCAGCCATCGGCCAATGGTCCGTTTAGCCCTATCTCATCACACTCCGCTAGTTCCTTGAGTTCACCACCGGCAACACCTCCACCGTCTTCTCTTAATGAGCTACAGAAACGTACCTTCTCGTCTCTACGTCGTAACAATATCACCCCTTTCGTCGACAGGTCTCTTCGTTTGGTGCAATGTGCAGCTCATCACCAGTTTACAAACAAGGATAGCTCTATCGCCATCCTGCGTGATGCCCTCACAACGGCACTAGTTGTTGATAAGCCTCGATTTCTTTCACTCACCCTAACCGCCGCAGACCCTGccgcttctcttctccttgaacagcgtcttctccctcgcttCTCAAATGAGCCAGCCTCCCCCACCGACGAGGACAACGACTCTAGTCTGTTGCTGGGTTCAAAAGAGGATATCCTCTTCCCGATTATGTTAGATCTCCGCAGCCTTCCTCTAGAGGCCACCGGTATTGTCTGCGGCGTTGCGAGTCGACTTGCTGATGCCACACATGACCGTACCGAAGATAGCCTAACAAAATCCGCTACGCCTTTTGTCGACAACCTCGACTATGAATCGCCAAACCCCCAATACGTTGACATAACGATACCAAATGGGACCGGAACGGCATCAAACTCTTTCAGAAGTCAGAGCCCAAGCCAAAAAGCTAATGGCGTTAACCCGCCTACCCATCGTCTCATACCAGATTTGGATACATCTTTCGACGCCGTTGAAATCAGCTTCCTTAGCACAGCACGTGCAGGAACAatcatcgtcggcgagcAGGAACTCAACCACGCCATGGACGCCTTGGAGGCCGAAAGCCATGAGCCTGAAAAAAGGATTGAAGCATTGGAAATATGA
- the PRP45 gene encoding SKIP/SNW domain-containing protein (BUSCO:EOG09264DT4;~COG:A;~EggNog:ENOG410PGB0;~InterPro:IPR017862,IPR004015;~PFAM:PF02731;~go_component: GO:0005681 - spliceosomal complex [Evidence IEA];~go_process: GO:0000398 - mRNA splicing, via spliceosome [Evidence IEA]): protein MTSIAEGLFKTLPKPKYTGEEEELPQHGQRGPRIVGPGLLDETQVVLRRTGPPPYGNRAGWRPRAPEDFGDGGAFPEILVAQYPLDMGRKGTQSQSNALAVQVDAEGKVKYDAIARRGHSDDRIVHASFKDLIPLRQRVDMGEVSLDRPSEEEVEEQMEKTKNALASLVSGAVAAQKPKNVKGGSRADPTFVRYTPANQMGDTGRKNDRIMKIVERQQDPMEPPKFKHKKIPRGPPSPPPPIMHSPPRKLTAEDQEAWKIPPPVSNWKNPKGYTVPLDKRLAADGRGLQDVSINDKFAQFAEALFTADRHAREEVRLRAQMQQKLAEKEKAQKEDHLRALAQKAREERTRGGESRTSRSPSRDRSRSRSFSDASARSRSRTPDEEEDAAREREHIRRERRQDAERQLRQSRMGTERRIQAMAREQNRDISEKVALGLAKPTQSSETMWDSRLFNQTSGMSTGFNEDNPYDKPLFAAQDAINSIYRPKPQADFEDEADAEGEMSKLQKSNRFEVLGKAKEGFRGAADAEERSGPVQFEKDSGDPFGIDNMIADVTGSGGAGQKRYGIQEAEPDTRGSKRARVDEDD, encoded by the exons ATGACATCCATTGCGGAGGGGCTATTTAAAACTTTACCGAAACCAAAATACAcaggtgaagaggaggaactgcCACAACATGGCCAACGTGGACCGCGCATCGTCGGGCCCGGCCTCCTAGATGAGACGCAGGTTGTTCTCCGG AGGACTGGCCCCCCTCCGTATGGAAACCGAGCAGGATGGCGTCCTCGAGCACCCGAAGATTTCGGCGACGGTGGCGCGTTCCCCGAAATTCTAGTCGCGCAGTACCCCCTAGACATGGGCCGGAAGGGCACGCAATCACAATCAAACGCCCTTGCAGTACAGGTTGATGCGGAAGGAAAGGTTAAATACGATGCTATTGCGCGACGTGGACACAGCGATGACCGAATTGTGCATGCTTCGTTCAAAGATTTAATCCCACTTCGGCAGCGGGTGGATATGGGCGAGGTATCATTAGATAGGCCAtcagaggaagaagtcgaggaacagatggagaagaccaagaacgcTCTTGCGAGTCTTGTGTCGGGTGCCGTCGCCGCGCAGAAACCTAAAAACGTGAAGGGCGGCAGTCGGGCGGATCCTACATTTGTGCGATACACGCCAGCAAACCAGATGGGTGATACAGGTCGGAAGAATGATCGGATTATGAAGATTGTTGAGCGCCAGCAGGACCCGATGGAGCCCCCGAAGTTCAAGCATAAGAAGATCCCACGTGGGCCACCATCGCCGCCTCCGCCGATTATGCACTCGCCTCCCAGAAAGCTTACGGCGGAAGATCAGGAGGCGTGGAAGATTCCGCCTCCAGTATCGAACTGGAAAAATCCTAAGGGTTATACAGTGCCGTTGGATAAGCGGTTGGCCGCTGATGGGCGCGGTCTACAGGATGTTTCGATTAACGATAAGTTTGCTCAGTTTGCGGAGGCTCTGTTTACAGCCGATAGACATGCCCGTGAGGAGGTCCGGCTCCGAGCTCAGATGCAACAGAAGTTggcagagaaggagaaggcacAGAAGGAAGATCATCTTCGTGCCCTGGCCCAGAAAGCGCGTGAAGAGAGGACGAGAGGTGGAGAATCTCGCACATCTCGCTCTCCTAGCCGTGatcgcagtcgcagtcgcagtttCTCCGATGCTTCAGCTCGGTCCCGGTCCCGCACTCctgacgaagaggaggacgcTGCACGAGAGCGCGAGCACATCCGTCGTGAGCGGCGACAGGATGCAGAGCGCCAATTGCGTCAATCACGTATGGGTACCGAGCGAAGGATCCAGGCGATGGCTCGCGAGCAGAACCGTGATATTTCAGAAAAGGTTGCTCTTGGTCTAGCAAAGCCAACGCAGTCGTCCGAGACTATGTGGGATTCTCGCCTTTTCAACCAGACTAGTGGAATGAGCACCGGATTCAACGAAGACAACCCCTACGACAAGCCGCTGTTTGCCGCGCAGGACGCTATCAACAGCATCTACCGACCCAAGCCTCAGGCTGActtcgaggacgaggctgaTGCAGAGGGTGAAATGAGCAAGCTTCAAAAGTCTAACCGATTTGAAGTCTTGGGTAAAGCCAAGGAGGGTTTCCGGGGTGCCGCGGATGCAGAG GAACGAAGTGGACCTGTCCAATTCGAGAAAGATTCAGGTGACCCATTCGGAATTGATAACATGATTGCGGACGTGACAGGAAGTGGGGGAGCAGGCCAGAAGCGCTACGGAATCCAGGAAGCGGAGCCTGACACCCGGGGATCGAAGCGCGCgagggttgatgaggatgattgA
- a CDS encoding J domain-containing protein (COG:O;~EggNog:ENOG410PREK;~InterPro:IPR024586,IPR001623,IPR036869,IPR018253;~PFAM:PF00226,PF11875;~TransMembrane:1 (o584-603i)) — protein MDDNHERLFPGDMEAYSVLMSYPEEADYYALLGLSRDPPPTDGAIRSAYRTLTLSFHPDKQPPELQSAAKQQFERIRQAYETLIDPKKRLVYDVLGAEGVRREWGGMGAMGLGGEAERQEKQNQIGVKAMKPEEFRKWFFETMKKRERGIINSFVRSKGSLTVGINAQDMISVDEELDEVFLHVPSPKLSELAVRYSFVTPFPTIRAVLGENEKEDAEDEEENKTEDEADREPELEIYAGVSGRLQRFFDEVELEYEDGETEFRKVPLPLILSTQSINLGASTSRVFRDPNPKGILSRWPCSFLQSSILSVDATVLPAATVQANLAKSITVAPGTRPFNVVFGTVFTRSPLQTPPILSVQLTKGIGQSKIAFCSWSSGFIEWPLIVQTLLLPFAGLGSDNFLIEGQELSQLQVGIASQPSRLASDLGEEDSEVPDSQEEGEYEFEILRAKQREERKIAEAWQVAISSSPAVHGLVFKYSRNIFSGKAATDAAQSQWSSEKHYSLPPAGEPRSVRLDISSGINMDASLTWAVHGSRRVSELTRVGFGVSVQPRGLIMTFSWARLEQTLKFPIAICPIDHVNANSATLGVLLPWLTYCAIEFGYIRPRERRNRRKLVARHRKRLRRLIPQKRAESAQAIELMTDQVQRRQNKEDRQGGLVITKAEYGYYPSTTWKGDKEPKEPEVADVTIPVASLVDHGQLIISKKTTKFHILGFHDPAPLKAKKLKIWYKYHGKEHYIEANDAEGVTCPMRSHLLAA, from the exons ATGGATGATAATCATGAGCGCTTATTTCCCGGCGACATGGAAGCATACTCGGTCCTCATGTCCTACCCCGAAGAAGCCGACTACTACGCTCTGCTTGGACTCTCCCGCGATCCTCCCCCAACGGACGGCGCAATCCGATCCGCATACCGAACCCTCACGTTGAGCTTCCACCCGGATAAACAGCCACCGGAGTTACAAAGCGCAGCGAAACAGCAGTTTGAGCGGATCCGTCAGGCGTATGAGACGCTCATTGACCCGAAGAAAAGACTTGTGTATGATGTTTTGGGCGCGGAAGGGGTGCGCAGGGAATGGGGCGGTATGGGTGCAATGGGCcttggaggagaagcagagagaCAAGAGAAACAAAACCAGATCGGggtgaaggcgatgaagccgGAGGAATTTCGGAAGTGGTTTTTTGAGacaatgaagaagagggagaggggtaTCATTAACTCATTTGTTAGGAGTAAG GGATCCTTAACTGTTGGCATCAATGCTCAGGATATGATTTCGGTTgacgaggagttggatgaggTATTCCTTCACGTTCCTTCTCCCAAATTGTCGGAACTGGCTGTACGGTATTCCTTTGTGACACCCTTTCCAACGATACGGGCTGTTCTTGGGGAGAACGAAAAGGAGGatgccgaggatgaggaggaaaaCAAGACGGAAGACGAAGCGGATCGAGAGCCAGAATTGGAGATATATGCTGGTGTCTCGGGGAGACTCCAGCGCTTCTTCGACGAAGTCGAATTGGAATatgaggatggggagaccGAATTTCGAAAG GTCCCTCTTCCCCTGATTTTGTCCACGCAAAGCATCAACCTTGGGGCCAGCACAAGCCGAGTCTTTCGAGATCCAAACCCGAAGGGGATCCTCAGTAGATGGCCTTGCTCATTTCTTCAGAGTTCGATTTTGAGCGTCGATGCTACCGTCTTACCAGCCGCAACGGTACAAGCAAACCTGGCTAAGAGTATCACAGTTGCTCCAGGAACAAGGCCTTTCAATGTTGTTTTCGGGACGGTCTTCACTCGCTCGCCACTTCAGACACCACCAATACTCAGCGTACAATTAACCAAGGGAATTGGTCAGAGCAAAATAGCATTCTGCAGCTGGTCAAGTGGATTTATTGAATGGCCGCTTATTGTCCAGACGCTACTACTCCCTTTTGCCGGTCTTGGCTCGGATAATTTCTTGATCGAAGGGCAAGAACTAAGTCAACTCCAAGTTGGCATTGCATCTCAACCCTCGAGGCTTGCGTCTGATTTAGGCGAAGAGGATTCGGAAGTGCCAGATTCACAGGAGGAAGGTGAATATGAGTTTGAAATATTACGTGCCAAGCAGCGCGAGGAACGCAAAATTGCCGAAGCTTGGCAGGTTGCTATttcgtcttctccagctgtccACGGCCTTGTTTTCAAATATTCCAGGAACATATTTTCTGGGAAGGCCGCCACCGATGCTGCCCAATCCCAGTGGAGCTCCGAGAAGCATTACTCATTACCACCAGCGGGTGAGCCGCGCTCTGTTCGTCTTGACATTTCCAGTGGCATCAATATGGACGCATCGCTTACCTGGGCTGTGCACGGATCCCGACGAGTTAGCGAATTGACTCGTGTGGGCTTTGGAGTCAGTGTTCAGCCTCGTGGTCTGATTATGACTTTCTCATGGGCAAGGCTTGAACAGACGCTCAAATTTCCCATTGCCATATGCCCAATTGACCATGTTAATGCCAACTCGGCAACCCTAGGTGTCCTTCTACCATGGCTAACATACTGCGCCATTGAGTTTGGGTATATCCGCCCTAGAGAACGGCGAAACCGCCGAAAGTTGGTCGCACGACACCGGAAACGGCTGAGGAGATTAATTCCCCagaagagagcagagagTGCGCAAGCCATTGAGCTCATGACGGATCAAGTTCAGCGCCGGCAGAACAAGGAGGACAGGCAAGGCGGCCTGGTCATAACCAAAGCGGAATATGGCTATTATCCTTCTACAACATGGAAGGGGGACAAGGAACCAAAGGAACCAGAAGTTGCAGATGTCACCATTCCCGTAGCATCGTTGGTGGATCATGGTCAGCTCATTATCTCCAAGAAAACAACCAAG TTCCACATTCTTGGATTCCACGACCCGGCACCACTGAAGGCtaagaagctgaagatatGGTATAAATACCATGGAAAAGAACACTATATCGAAGCCAATGATGCAGAAGGCGTTACTTGTCCTATGCGGTCCCACCTCCTTGCTGCTTGA
- the aspC gene encoding septin CDC12 (COG:D;~EggNog:ENOG410PGZ3;~InterPro:IPR030379,IPR027417,IPR016491;~PFAM:PF00735,PF01926;~go_function: GO:0005525 - GTP binding [Evidence IEA]) gives MAPINETATPIGIANLPNQRHKIVAKRGAAFTIMVAGESGLGKTTFINTLFSTTIKNYADHKRRHQKQIDRTVEIEITKAELEEKFFKVRLTVIDTPGFGDYVNNRDSWQPIIEFLDDQHESYMLQEQQPRRSDKIDMRVHACLYFIRPTGHTLKPLDIEVMKRLSSRVNLIPVIAKADTLSPADLARYKQRVQAVIEAQGIKIYTPPVEEDDETAATHARSLQAAMPFAVIGSEKDVKTNDGRVVKGRQYAWGVAEVEDEEHCDFKKLRSILVRTHMLDLIHTTEEQHYEAYRAQQMETRKFGEARPRKLDNPKFKEEEENLRKRFTDQVKLEESRFRQWEQKLIAERDRLNKDLEATHAAIKALEGEIEGLQGSSTRSHGRR, from the exons ATGGCCCCCATCAACGAAACTGCGACGCCCATTGGTATTGCCAAC CTCCCAAACCAGCG ACACAAGATTGTTGCTAAGCGGGGTGCGGCTTTCACTATTATG GTTGCTGGAGAGTCTGGATTGGGAAAGACCACGTTCATCAACACTCTGTtttccaccaccatcaagaACTACGCCGACCACAAGCGCCGACACCAGAAGCAGATCGATCGAACTGTCGAGATTGAAATCACCAAGGCCGAATTAGAGGAGAAGTTCTTCAAAG TTCGCTTGACCGTTATTGATACCCCTGGATTTGGTGACTACGTCAACAACCGCGATTCCTGGCAACCGATTATCGAGTTCCTTGACGACCAGCATGAATCTTACATGttgcaggagcagcagccccGCCGATCGGACAAGATTGACATGCGTGTGCACGCCTGCCTGTACTTCATCCGCCCAACTGGACACACCCTGAAGCCCCTGGATATTGAGGTCATGAAGCGCCTGAGCTCCCGTGTTAACCTGATCCCCGTTATCGCCAAGGCCGACACTCTCAGTCCTGCCGACCTCGCCCGTTACAAGCAAAGG GTTCAAGCCGTCATTGAAGCCCAGGGTATCAAGATCTACACCCCTCccgtggaagaggatgacgagacTGCCGCCACTCACGCTCGCAGCTTGCAGGCTGCCATGCCATTCGCTGTTATCGGTTCCGAGAAGGATGTGAAGACCAACGATGGCCGCGTGGTCAAGGGCCGTCAGTATGCTTGGGGTGTcgccgaagtcgaggatgaagagcaCTGCGACTTCAAGAAGCTGCGTTCAATTCTTGTCCGTACCCACATGCTCGATCTCATCCACACAACCGAGGAGCAACACTACGAAGCGTACCGCGCACAACAAATGGAGACCCGGAAATTCGGCGAAGCCCGACCAAGGAAGCTCGACAACCCCAAATtcaaggaagaggaagagaaccTGCGCAAGCGCTTCACCGACCAAGTCAAGCTCGAGGAATCGCGGTTCCGACAGTGGGAGCAGAAGCTCATTGCAGAGAGGGATCGCCTCAACAAGGATCTCGAGGCCACCCACGCTGC TATCAAAGCTCTGGAGGGAGAAATCGAGGGACTGCAGGGATCATCCACTCGGAGCCACGGTCGTCGCTAG
- a CDS encoding WD40 repeat domain-containing protein (COG:S;~EggNog:ENOG410PJP1;~InterPro:IPR036322,IPR015943,IPR019775,IPR001680, IPR017986;~PFAM:PF00400;~go_function: GO:0005515 - protein binding [Evidence IEA]): MTATGKFPSQLVHTLKTHHGPVNAVTFSGGPGTYILTGSTDRAVHLSRAVPNNSNASSVVETTSPIQKYEAHGYSVLDIAVASDNSKFASVGGDRQVFLWDVEQGITVRRWGGHNARVEAVQFAGEDDAVVVSGSADTTINIWDGRSNSHKPIQTLSEAGDTVSSLHVHAPTYSIASGSYDGHARVYDIRMGRTTVDVLGNPVTSVRCSADGNALLTSTLDSRIRMLDRDDGKLLKAFGQEDTTQHTTQHAPLTLGKTTGYRNVELRIRSVFAKADAVVLSGSESNKDDRFAQAHIFAWDVLSGDLIASIPAGEKVKAVSSVAWNDKAKCWAGGCSDGTVKVYR, encoded by the exons ATGACTGCAACAGGGAAATTCCCCTCGCAGTTAGTCCATACCCTCAAGACACATCATG GACCCGTGAACGCCGTAACATTTTCAGGTGGTCCTGGGACATACATACTGACAGGGTCTACCGATCGCGCCGTGCATCTGTCCCGCGCAGTCCCTAATAACAGCAATGCTTCTTCCGTTGTTGAGACGACGTCGCCGATCCAGAAGTACGAGGCACACGGGTACTCGGTGCTAGACATTGCGGTTGCGTCGGACAATTCGAAGTTTGCGAGCGTTGGCGGCGATCGGCAGGTATTTCTATGGGACGTGGAACAGGGTATCACAGTGAGGCGATGGGGTGGACATAACGCGAGGGTGGAAGCGGTACAGTTTGCTGGGGAGGACGATGCAGTTGTTGTATCCG GCAGTGCAGATACTACGATCAATATTTGGGACGGCCGCTCAAATTCTCATAAGCCGATCCAGACTCTGAGCGAGGCTGGTGACACCGTCTCCTCATTACATGTGCATGCACCGACCTACTCGATTGCAAGCGGCAGCTATGATGGACACGCACGGGTCTACGATATCCGCATGGGCAGGACGACGGTGGATGTGCTCGGGAATCCGGTTACAAGCGTGCGGTGCTCAGCAGACGGGAATGCGCTTTTGACGTCTACTCTCGACAGTCGAATTCGAATGTTGGATCGCGATGACGGAAAGTTATTGAAGGCATTTGGACAGGAGGATACCACCCAACATACCACCCAACACGCGCCACTCACACTGGGGAAAACAACCGGCTATCGAAATGTGGAGCTGCGCATTCGGTCCGTATTCGCAAAGGCTGACGCTGTCGTTCTCAGCGGGAGCGAGTCCAACAAAGATGACCGCTTCGCGCAAGCACATATTTTTGCCTGGGACGTCTTAAGTGGAGATCTCATTGCGTCCATTCCAGCGGGAGAGAAAGTCAAAGCCGTTAGCAGCGTAGCGTGGAATGACAAGGCTAAGTGCTGGGCTGGCGGATGCTCTGATG GAACCGTCAAAGTCTATCGGTAA
- a CDS encoding snoRNA-binding rRNA-processing protein PWP2 (BUSCO:EOG09260E2O;~COG:A;~EggNog:ENOG410PGWJ;~InterPro:IPR027145,IPR036322,IPR015943,IPR001680, IPR007148,IPR019775,IPR020472,IPR017986;~PFAM:PF04003,PF00400;~go_function: GO:0005515 - protein binding [Evidence IEA]): MKTDFKFSNLLGTVYRKGNLLFTPDGNCLLSPVGNRVTVFDLVNNTSHTLPFAHRTNIDRLDLTPRGNILLSVDEHGRAILTNFHRRIQIYNFSFKGPVSALKFSPSGRHFAVGVGRRLQIWHTPETPTVGGDGEIDFAPFVLHRDLAGHFDEVQSIEWSSDSRFLLTASKDLTARVWSLDPEDGFEPTTLSGHRQGVRAAFFSANQEMIYTVSRDCALFRWEYVSKKDPDSMEDVGEPRWRIIKKEFFQQPHATVNCAAFHGPSNLLVVGFSNGLFGLYELPEFNTIHILSVSQSNIDVVSINKSGEWLAFGSSKFGQLLVWEWQSESYILKQQGHLDSMNALVYSPDGQRIVTAADDGKVKVWDVKSGFCLVTFTEHSSGVTACEFSKKGNVLFTASLDGSVRAWDLIRYRNFRTFTAPSRLPFASLAVDPSGEVICAGSPDSFDIHVWSVQTGQLLDQLSGHEGPVSALAFAADGNHLVSGSWDRTVRLWSIFGRTQTSEPLVLTSDILSVAFRPDGKQIAASSLDGQLTFWSVADAVQETGIDGRRDISGGRKATDRTTAANAAGTKSFHCITYSADGSCILAAGNSKYICLYDVMSGCLVRKYTVSVNTSLDGTQEFLNSRDLTDAGARGLIDEAGEASDREERIDRSLPGAKRGDAGSRTTRPEVRVSCVDFASTGRSFCAASTEGLLIYSLDTEFVFDPFDLDISITPETILATVEGAKKAAETGDVNNDDTFLKALVMAFRLNEAKFISAVYEAIPPSDIAHVVRSVPTVYLPRLLRFVAHSCEQTPHLEFNLLWIESLLSSHGRYFKDNAGTLGPELRAVQRALDDINENLKRLSEKNLYDLNFLLAKPILAGRKEPLFPKAIDTIDGASAGNGDAAMSDGGGDAEGEWLGLE, encoded by the exons ATGAAGACCGATTTCAAG TTCTCGAACCTCCTCGGTACGGTATATCGCAAAGGAAACCTTCTCTTCACGCCTGATGGGAATTGCTTGCTTTCGCCGGTGGGCAACAGGGTCACCGTATTTGACCTAGTGAA CAATACTTCCCATACGCTTCCTTTTGCGCACCGGACAAATATCGATCGACTAGACCTTACTCCGCGGGGCAAcattcttctttctgtcGACGAGCATGGTCGCGCAATCCTAACCAACTTCCACCGTCGGATCCAAATCTACAACTTTTCCTTCAAAGGCCCCGTTTCTGCCCTCAAATTCTCCCCGTCTGGTCGTCACTTTGCTGTTGGTGTGGGTCGCCGGCTGCAAATATGGCACACCCCCGAAACGCCTACTGTCGGCGGTGATGGCGAAATCGATTTTGCCCCATTTGTCCTACACCGAGATCTCGCCGGCCATTTCGACGAAGTGCAGAGCATTGAGTGGTCGAGTGACTCTCGTTTCCTTTTGACGGCTTCGAAGGACTTGACGGCACGGGTATGGAGCTTGGATCCCGAGGATGGCTTCGAGCCCACAACTCTTTCGGGTCACCGACAAGGAGTTAGAGCGGCTTTTTTCTCTGCCAATCAAGAGATG ATTTACACCGTCAGTCGAGACTGTGCACTCTTTCGATGGGAATATGTCTCCAAAAAGGATCCAGACTCGATGGAGGATGTAGGCGAACCACGCTGGAGGATTATCAAGAAGGAGTTCTTCCAACAGCCACATGCAACGGTTAATTGCGCAGCATTCCATGGCCCCTCAAATCTGCTCGTCGTTGGCTTTTCGAACGGTTTGTTTGGCCTTTATGAACTACCGGAATTCAACACGATACATATTCTAAG TGTCTCCCAGAGTAATATTGACGTCGTATCGATAAACAAATCGGGCGAGTGGCTAGCGTTTGGTTCCTCGAAATTCGGGCAATTGCTAGTTTGGGAATGGCAGTCAGAGTCGTACATTCTGAAACAGCAGGGCCATTTGGATTCAATGAATGCGCTTGTATACTCACCCGATGGCCAAAGGATCGTTACtgctgccgatgatggcaaggtcaaggtctGGGACGTCAAGTCTGGTTTCTGTTTGGTAACATTTACCGAGCATTCCAGTGGTGTGACGGCGTGTGAGTTCTCAAAGAAGGGAAATGTCTTGTTTACAGCATCGTTGGATGGGTCAGTGAGGGCATGGGATCTGATCCGTTACCGAAATTTCCGCACGTTCACAGCCCCATCTCGACTTCCTTTCGCCTCTCTCGCGGTCGACCCCAGTGGCGAAGTGATCTGTGCCGGATCTCCAGACTCCTTCGATATCCATGTATGGTCAGTGCAGACCGGACAGCTCCTTGATCAACTATCTGGTCACGAGGGACCGGTATCAGCCTTGGCGTTTGCAGCAGATGGTAATCACTTGGTCAGTGGCAGTTGGGACCGTACTGTTCGTCTCTGGAGTATCTTTGGGAGAACCCAGACTAGCGAGCCCCTGGTGCTTACCTCGGATATCCTGAGCGTGGCGTTCCGGCCCGATGGGAAGCAGATAGCAGCGTCCTCTTTAGATGGGCAGTTGACCTTCTGGTCGGTTGCTGACGCTGTACAAGAGACCGGTATTGATGGGCGCCGCGATATCTCGGGAGGTCGCAAAGCCACAGACCGTACGAccgccgccaacgccgcTGGAACGAAATCCTTCCACTGCATCACATACAGCGCCGATGGAAGCTGTATCCTCGCTGCCGGTAACAGCAAATATATCTGCCTGTACGACGTTATGTCAGGTTGCCTGGTCAGAAAATACACCGTCTCCGTGAACACATCGCTGGATGGTACTCAGGAGTTCCTCAACAGCCGTGATCTGACGGATGCTGGCGCTCGAGGTCTCAtcgatgaggctggagaagccTCAGACCGCGAGGAACGCATCGATCGGTCTCTTCCCGGAGCAAAGCGTGGTGACGCTGGTTCGCGGACTACTCGGCCTGAAGTACGTGTCAGCTGTGTGGATTTCGCTTCGACGGGTCGCTCGTTCTGTGCGGCCTCTACAGAAGGTCTTCTGATTTATAGCTTGGACACGGAATTTGTTTTCGACCCGTTTGACCTTGACATTTCTATTACACCCGAGACCATTCTTGCTACAGTGGAAGGCGCCAAAAAGGCAGCGGAAACCGGCGACGTAAACAATGACGATACGTTCTTGAAAGCGTTGGTCATGGCATTCCGCCTGAATGAGGCCAAGTTTATCAGTGCCGTCTATGAAGCCATTCCACCCTCAGATATCGCCCATGTTGTTCGCTCCGTCCCGACTGTATACCTCCCTCGCCTGCTTCGATTCGTTGCCCACTCCTGCGAGCAAACACCACATCTCGAATTCAACCTACTCTGGATCGAGTCTCTGTTGAGTAGTCACGGCAGATACTTCAAAGACAATGCAGGCACGCTAGGCCCCGAGCTTCGTGCTGTCCAGCGCGCTCTTGACGACATCAACGAAAACCTAAAGCGTCTCTCGGAAAAGAACCTTTATGAtctcaacttccttctcgcAAAGCCTATTCTGGCTGGGAGGAAAGAACCTTTATTTCCCAAAGCAATCGACACCATCGACGGAGCGTCTGCTGGAAACGGCGATGCGGCCATGAGCGATGGTGGCGGCGATGCGGAAGGTGAATGGCTTGGTCTTGAGTGA